The following coding sequences lie in one Arachis stenosperma cultivar V10309 chromosome 5, arast.V10309.gnm1.PFL2, whole genome shotgun sequence genomic window:
- the LOC130981625 gene encoding acidic leucine-rich nuclear phosphoprotein 32-related protein: MDEIWERAVETALDGETDHASARSLTLDGAVKCVQGRLPPPSLLERFQNLQHLSIANIGVSSLEQFPRLLNLQKLILSDNRIAGGLEFLVQAGLDSLRDLDLSNNRIQYIEDLAPLAQLKLVSLDLYECPVTRVKDYRSRVFGLIKSLKYLDKMDAEENERPESDDEEEEDEEEEDDPGSGEIDGEDRPFVTSNGHSEGADGVVDVDDDEESEADEEEAETSRRENGGSTRQANGFRVEPVVGDDVEEDDEEDNESGEEIDEDDGDDDDVVEVHEIEDSDDEDGVEYDEDDDDDDDDEDEEEEEVDNDEGEFAEPESTGRLESTEGEIDGHEQGEEDGDEDDNGETGEDEMGVEYDGEYEDDDEEEDYGAGYFVQPVGQAEAVNAGDGSVNGGNDDDEEEEEVDDDDDAQVLPSNSNLKRKRDDEDEDDDEDDDEQ; the protein is encoded by the exons ATGGATGAGATTTGGGAGAGGGCCGTGGAGACGGCTCTTGACGGAGAGACAGACCACGCCTCCGCTAGGTCTTTAACCCTAGACGGCGCCGTTAAGTGCGTTCAGGGACGGTTACCGCCACCGAGTCTTCTGGAGAGGTTCCAGAACCTTCAGCACCTGTCAATAGCGAACATAGGCGTTTCGTCGCTGGAGCAGTTTCCGCGGCTCCTGAATCTGCAGAAACTAATCCTCTCCGACAACAGAATCGCCGGCGGGCTTGAATTTCTGGTACAGGCTGGCCTCGACTCCCTTCGCGACCTCGATCTGTCTAACAACCGGATTCAGTACATTGAGGATCTAGCTCCTCTCGCGCAGTTGAAGCTCGTTTCGCTGGATCTGTACGAGTGCCCCGTCACGCGCGTCAAGGATTATCGATCTAGGGTTTTCGGGCTCATAAAATCGCTTAAGTACTTGGATAAGATGGATGCGGAGGAGAACGAGAGGCCCGAATCGGATGATGAAGAAGAGGAGGAtgaagaggaggaggatgaTCCTGGGAGTGGTGAAATTGACGGTGAGGATCGTCCCTTTGTGACTAGCAACGGGCACAGCGAGGGTGCTGATGGGGTTGTTGATGTTGACGATGATGAGGAGAGTGAGGCTGATGAGGAAGAGGCGGAAACGTCGAGAAGGGAGAACGGTGGGTCGACTCGCCAGGCCAATGGGTTCAGGGTTGAGCCTGTTGTGGGGGATGATGTGGAGGAAGATGATGAAGAGGATAATGAGTCCGGAGAGGAGATAGATGAGGATGACGGGGACGATGATGATGTTGTTGAGGTGCATGAGATTGAAGACAGCGATGATGAAGATGGGGTTGAgtatgatgaagatgatgatgatgacgatgatgacgaggatgaggaagaggaggaagttgacaatGATGAAGGAGAGTTTGCAGAGCCAGAGAGTACTGGGAGGTTGGAGAGCACCGAAGGGGAGATTGACGGGCATGAACAGGGGGAGGAAGATGGGGATGAAGATGACAATGGAGAGACTGGGGAAGATGAGATGGGCGTGGAATATGATGGAGAgtatgaagatgatgatgaa GAAGAGGACTATGGCGCTGGGTATTTTGTTCAGCCAGTCGGACAGGCTGAAGCTGTCAATGCTGGGGATGGGTCAGTGAATGGAGGTAAcgatgatgatgaggaggaggaggaagttgatgatgatgatgatgctcaGGTATTGCCTTCCAATTCAAACCTCAAGAGGAAGCGtgatgatgaagatgaggatgatgatgaggacGATGATGAACAATGA
- the LOC130983185 gene encoding plant-specific TFIIB-related protein 1 — translation MKCPFCSAAQGRCATTSSGRSITECTSCGRVVEERHSHPHHLFHVRAQDNPLCLVTSDLPNPEPSPITKDDDPFEPTGFITAFSTWSLEPIPLYLQSSLSFSGHLAELERTLESTSSSSSSSSSSSSTVVVDNLRAYMQIIDVASILGLDCDISDHAFQLFRDCCSATCLRNRSVEALATAALVQAIREAQEPRTLQEISIAANVPQKEIGKYMKILGEALQLSQPINSNSISVHMPRFCTLLQLNKSAQELATHIGEVVINKCFCTRRNPISISAAAIYLACQLEDKRKTQAEICKVTGLTEVTLRKVYKELLENWDDLLPSNYTPAVPPERAFPMTVIASGRSTTAKVDAIEATLDTEKLPEIKPNKPTEVSVTVQQSRGKDEAEVKSNGRAANHPTQNQQSTYWQSQLPSGTNSHPNVLQGMDIDRSESNHPHTEKMAEDTNGTASANSLNPSQLYSPPGSSASSVMRQFSASPSSGHVNVRLAQSPKTMPGYPEN, via the exons ATGAAGTGTCCATTCTGCTCGGCGGCGCAGGGGCGGTGCGCCACCACGAGCTCCGGTCGGTCGATCACGGAGTGCACGTCATGCGGGCGCGTGGTGGAGGAGCGGCACTCCCACCCACACCACCTGTTCCACGTGCGGGCCCAGGATAACCCTCTATGCCTCGTGACCTCTGATCTCCCCAACCCCGAACCCTCTCCAATCACCAAGGACGACGACCCTTTCGAGCCCACGGGATTCATAACCGCCTTCTCCACCTGGTCCCTTGAACCCATCCCCCTCTACCTCCAGTCCTCTCTCTCATTCTCCGGCCACCTCGCCGAACTCGAGCGCACTCTCGAATCCACCTCCTCCTCATCGTCGtcgtcgtcttcttcttcttcgacGGTTGTGGTGGATAATTTAAGGGCGTACATGCAGATTATCGATGTGGCCTCCATACTTGGCTTAGACTGCGATATTTCCGACCACGCTTTTCAGCTGTTCAGGGATTGTTGCTCGGCTACTTGCCTCAGAAACCGTAGCGTTGAGGCTCTTGCTACTGCCGCTCTTGTTCAAGCCATTCGAGAGGCCCAAGAGCCTCGAACCCTTCAG GAAATTTCAATAGCAGCTAATGTACCACAAAAGGAAATTGGGAAGTATATGAAGATTCTGGGAGAAGCTTTACAGCTAAGTCAACCTATTAACAGCAATTCCATATCAGTCCATATGCCAAGATTTTGCACGCTCCTACAGCTCAACAAATCTGCTCAG GAACTGGCTACTCACATAGGAGAGGTTGTGATCAACAAATGCTTCTGCACTCGTAGGAATCCAATTAGCATTTCAGCTGCTGCTATATATTTGGCTTGCCAACTCGAAGACAAACGTAAAACTCAGGCTGAAATTTGCAAGGTAACTGGCCTTACTGAAGTCACTCTACGTAAAGTGTACAAGGAACTACTGGAGAATTGGGATGATTTGCTTCCATCAAATTACACCCCGGCTGTGCCTCCAGAGAGAGCATTTCCCATGACCGTAATTGCTTCTGGTCGCTCCACAACAGCTAAGGTTGATGCAATAGAGGCCACTTTGGACACAGAgaagttgccagaaatcaaacCTAACAAACCGACTGAGGTCTCAGTCACTGTGCAACAGTCCAGAGGGAAGGATGAGGCCGAAGTTAAAAGCAATGGCCGTGCCGCCAACCATCCCACACAGAATCAACAGTCAACTTATTGGCAATCCCAGCTTCCCAGTGGGACAAACAGTCATCCTAATGTTTTGCAAGGAATGGATATCGACAGATCAGAGAGTAACCACCCCCACACTGAAAAGATGGCAGAAGACACAAATGGCACTGCCAGTGCCAATTCTCTAAACCCAAGCCAACTTTACAGTCCTCCTGGTTCAAGTGCAAGCTCTGTTATGAGGCAGTTTTCAGCTTCCCCTTCATCTGGACACGTGAATGTTCGATTAGCGCAGTCACCTAAGACGATGCCAGGTTATCCGGAGAACTGA
- the LOC130981626 gene encoding uncharacterized protein LOC130981626 — protein MEASSRMLLLSPISASKIRFNDSLRRPNKLVSTKIVSMAKDSSDSSSNNNGIVEKAAIVGGLISTPVIGWSLYTLKTTGCGLPPGPGGSIGALEGVSYLVVVGIVGWSLYTKAKTGSGLPNGPFGLLGAVEGFSYLSLVAILLVFGLQYLDQGYIPGPLPADQCFG, from the coding sequence ATGGAAGCCTCCTCAAGAATGTTACTACTGTCTCCAATATCGGCCTCCAAAATTCGCTTCAATGATTCACTCAGAAGGCCTAACAAGTTAGTATCGACGAAGATAGTGAGTATGGCAAAGGATAGCAGCGacagcagcagcaacaacaacgGAATCGTGGAGAAAGCAGCCATAGTTGGAGGTTTAATCTCAACCCCAGTGATAGGGTGGTCCCTCTACACACTGAAGACCACCGGGTGCGGCCTCCCTCCTGGTCCAGGTGGCTCTATTGGCGCACTTGAAGGTGTAAGCTACCTTGTTGTTGTGGGAATAGTGGGTTGGTCTTTGTATACCAAGGCCAAGACCGGTTCTGGTCTTCCCAATGGCCCTTTTGGGCTGTTGGGTGCTGTTGAGGGCTTCTCCTATTTGTCACTTGTTGCCATTCTTCTTGTCTTTGGTTTGCAGTACCTTGACCAAGGTTACATCCCTGGTCCTCTCCCTGCTGATCAGTGCTTTGGCTAG